From a region of the Mercurialis annua linkage group LG1-X, ddMerAnnu1.2, whole genome shotgun sequence genome:
- the LOC126665926 gene encoding uncharacterized protein LOC126665926, which yields MIIIITVVFTMYVNWYMMGATIFSRRQLRDKKKDRKRHRFENICRLIKDSDDMCKSELRMDRRTFFILCEMLRDIGGLQSTRNMSLEEIVSIFLYVLAHHQKNRTMCTYFIRSGESVSRHFNRCLKAVLKLHGELLKKPTPITDDCNDDRWKCFKNCLGALDGTYINVTAPVEERSRYRTRKGNIAMNVLGVCSPDMQFIYRIRWACFI from the exons ATGATAATCATTATAACTGTAGTTTTTACCATGTACGTGAATTGGTATATGATGGGTGCAACTATTTTTAGTAGACGTCAATTAAGAGATAAGAAAAAGGATAGAAAGAGACATCGATTTGAGAATATATGTAGGCTAATAAAAGACAGTGATGATATGTGTAAGAGTGAACTTCGCATGGATAGACGCACATTTTTTATTCTTTGCGAGATGCTTAGGGATATTGGAGGTTTACAATCGACCCGAAATATGTCATTGGAAgaaattgtttcaatttttctatatGTTTTAGCTCATCATCAGAAGAATAGGACAATGTGTACTTATTTCATAAGAAGTGGAGAATCTGTGAGTAGACATTTTAACCGTTGTTTGAAGGCTGTCCTGAAATTGCACGGTGAACTATTAAAAAAGCCTACACCGATAACCGATGATTGCAACGATGATAGATGGAAATGCTTTAag AATTGTCTCGGAGCATTAGATGGTACTTACATTAATGTGACAGCACCCGTTGAGGAAAGATCTAGATATCGAACAAGAAAAGGAAACATAGCAATGAACGTTTTAGGTGTTTGTTCACCTGATATGCAATTCATCTATCGCATAAGGTGGGCTTGCTTTATTTAG